Proteins from a genomic interval of Trifolium pratense cultivar HEN17-A07 linkage group LG6, ARS_RC_1.1, whole genome shotgun sequence:
- the LOC123893025 gene encoding uncharacterized protein LOC123893025 produces MKFPFPSTMVFVLVLLILMCFESLPHVMAQSNKEAKALDVILQQYAYKALVNPKTGTIYNATKLPSNLTGIEVAALRLRSGSLRRKGFHTYNEFDIPNGVIVHPYVERLVFVYQNLGNKLSNKYYPLPNYTYLAPVLGLLAYDASNLSATNLSELGINASGDNILVKFQDVKSPPQGLVAKCVWFDLQGSSNFSNVKGGNTCSTPQQGHFSIVVKSTNISPLVPIPKVKREKSSNKKVWIIVGSVVGGLVLLVLFMFLVLCISKYKHKKKMQGMEKAADSGETLQMASIGDTKAPAATVTRTQPTLEHEYAP; encoded by the coding sequence ATGAAGTTTCCTTTTCCAAGCACAATGGTGTTTGTTTTGGTTCTTCTTATTCTTATGTGCTTTGAATCACTTCCTCATGTTATGGCTCAATCAAATAAGGAAGCAAAGGCTTTAGATGTAATTCTCCAACAATATGCTTACAAGGCTTTGGTGAATCCAAAAACAGGTACAATTTACAATGCAACTAAACTTCCTTCAAATTTAACTGGAATTGAAGTTGCAGCACTAAGATTAAGGAGTGGAAGTTTAAGGAGAAAAGGGTTTCATACATACAACGAGTTCGATATTCCAAATGGTGTCATTGTACATCCTTATGTTGAAAGATTGGTTTTTGTGTATCAAAATCTAGGTAATAAGTTGTCAAATAAGTATTACCCtttgcctaattacacttacttGGCACCGGTTTTGGGACTATTGGCTTATGATGCTTCGAATTTGTCGGCTACAAATTTATCAGAACTAGGTATAAATGCTTCTGGTGATAACATTTTGGTCAAGTTTCAAGATGTTAAGTCACCTCCTCAAGGCCTTGTTGCaaaatgtgtttggtttgatttgcAAGGTTCTTCCAATTTCAGCAATGTAAAAGGCGGTAACACATGTTCTACGCCTCAACAAGGCCATTTCTCTATAGTGGTTAAGTCCACTAACATCAGTCCTTTAGTACCAATTCCAAAAGTAAAACGCGAGAAGAGTAGTAATAAAAAGGTGTGGATTATTGTTGGTTCTGTTGTAGGAGGACTAGTATTGTTGGTGTTGTTCATGTTTCTAGTTTTGTGTATAAGCAAATACAAACACAAGAAGAAAATGCAAGGTATGGAAAAAGCTGCAGATTCAGGAGAAACTCTTCAAATGGCTTCTATCGGCGATACAAAAGCACCTGCTGCAACAGTTACAAGAACACAACCAACACTTGAACATGAATATGCACCTTGA
- the LOC123891868 gene encoding protein RETICULATA-RELATED 3, chloroplastic-like — MSNIILLRLLSGPVFCPVLLRIKPPRVILTNLLNSVLCNTDSNLSAPTTVPATAPMTINKKLQFPIHPMQRLILLFNHSFHNLDSDQMETMALMRFNPPFGHNHALSFPLPLPLSSHSQFHKCSIYLTKPTHLPQRLKLNFAGGVGGGGGGGGGGGGVGRGGSDGGDGSWGGDDGNSKDSSFGILGLFLNGWRSRVAADPQFPFKVLSEELVGVSSAVLGDMATRPNFGLNELDFVFSTLVVGAILNFTLMYLLAPTLGSSSAKVPAIFASCPKSHMFEPGAYSLLDRFGTLVYKGTIFAVVGLGAGIVGTVISNGLVKMRKKMDPNFESPNKPPPTLLNGLTWAAHMGFSSNLRYQTLNGTEFLLEKVLNPLLFKTSVVVLRCANNVLGGMTFVMLARLTGSQNAFEEKSSHVNVGLGEKDKVEIERFLENNNQTTPSK, encoded by the exons ATGTCCAATATTATCTTGTTGCGTCTTCTGTCCGGTCCTGTCTTCTGTCCGGTCCTGTTACGAATCAAACCACCTCGTGTCATCCTCACAAATTTGCTTAACTCTGTACTATGCAACACTGATTCAAACCTCTCAGCTCCGACAACAGTTCCGGCAACTGCTCCGATGACAATCAACAAAAAACTTCAGTTTCCAATCCACCCCATGCAAAGG TTAATCTTGCTGTTCAATCATTCATTCCACAATCTAGATTCAG ATCAAATGGAAACAATGGCTCTTATGCGTTTTAATCCTCCCTTTGGTCATAACCATGCACTTTCATTTCCATTACCATTACCATTATCATCACATTCTCAGTTTCATAAATGTTCTATATATCTTACTAAACCAACCCATTTGCCTCAAAGATTGAAACTTAATTTTGCGGGAGgggttggtggtggtggtggtggtggtggtggtggtggtggggtTGGTCGAGGTGGTAGTGATGGCGGAGATGGAAGTTGGGGGGGTGATGATGGAAATTCAAAAGATTCGTCATTTGGGATTTTGGGGTTGTTTCTGAATGGATGGAGATCAAGGGTTGCTGCTGATCCACAGTTTCCTTTCAAGGTTTTGAGTGAAGAATTGGTTGGTGTCAGTTCTGCTGTTTTAGGTGACATGGCTACAAGGCCTAATTTTGGGTTGAATGAACTTGACTTTGTATTTTCAACTCTTGTTGTCGGTGCTATTCTCAATTTTACGCTCATGTATCTCTTAGCACCAACGTTGGGATCTTCTTCAGCCAAAGTGCCTGCTATATTTGCATCTTGTCCTAAGAGTCACATGTTTGAACCTGGTGCCTATAGTTTATTGGATAGGTTTGGAACTTTAGTGTATAAAGGAACCATTTTTGCTGTTGTTGGGCTTGGCGCTGGTATTGTTGGAACTGTAATTTCAAATGGGTTGGTCAAgatgaggaagaagatggaTCCCAACTTTGAGTCCCCAAACAAGCCTCCACCTACATTGCTGAATGGTCTCACTTGGGCTGCTCATATGGGTTTCAGCAGCAACCTAAGGTACCAAACTCTTAATGGGACTGAGTTCTTGTTGGAGAAAGTGCTTAATCCCTTGCTATTCAAGACCTCAGTTGTGGTTCTCAGGTGTGCGAACAATGTTCTTGGGGGAATGACTTTTGTGATGTTGGCAAGGTTGACAGGGTCGCAGAATGCTTTTGAAGAGAAGTCGTCACATGTGAATGTTGGGTTAGGTGAGAAGGATAAGGTGGAAATCGAAAGGTTTTTGGAGAATAACAACCAAACAACACCATCAAAGTGA
- the LOC123889423 gene encoding KH domain-containing protein At3g08620-like — MSGLYNQNFSHARAASPQIRTSSEVDSQYLSELLAEHQKLGPFLQVLPICSRLLNQEILRVSGMLSNQGFGDFDRLQHRSPSPMASSNLMSNVSGTGMGAWNSLQQERLCGPPGMNMDWQSAPASPSSFTVKRILRLEIPVDTFPNFNFVGRLLGPRGNSLKRVEATTGCRVYIRGKGSIKDPDKEEKLRGRPGYEHLNEPLHILIEADLPANVVDIRLRQAQEVIEELLKPVDESQDFIKRQQLRELALLNSNFREESPGPSGSVSPFNSSGMKRAKPGR; from the exons ATGTCAGGTTTGTATAATCAGAACTTCTCACATGCTAGAGCTGCTTCTCCTCAGATTAGAACCAGCTCAGAAGTTGATAG tCAGTATCTATCAGAGTTGCTGGCAGAACATCAGAAGCTTGGTCCTTTTTTGCAAGTGCTGCCTATATGTAGCCGCCTCTTGAATCAAG AAATATTAAGAGTTTCTGGAATGTTGTCCAACCAAGGTTTTGGTGACTTTGATAGACTGCAGCATAGAAGTCCTAGTCCTATGGCTTCTTCAAACCTCATGTCAAATGTCTCCGGGACAGGAATGGGAGCATGGAATAGTCTTCAGCAGGAG AGATTATGTGGACCACCTGGAATGAATATGGACTGGCAAAGTGCACCTGCAAGTCCTAGTTCATTCACTGTCAAGAGAATATTGCGCTTGGAAATTCCAGTAGATACATTCCCCAAT tttaattttgttggAAGACTTCTGGGACCTAGAGGCAATTCTTTGAAACGGGTTGAAGCTACTACTGGTTGCCGCGTGTATATTAGAGGAAAAGGGTCAATAAAAGATCCCGACAAG GAAGAAAAATTACGAGGAAGACCAGGCTATGAGCATCTCAATGAACCTCTACACATATTGATTGAGGCTGATTTACCTGCTAATGTTGTTGACATAAGGCTCAGACAGGCTCAGGAAGTCATAGAAGAACTACTCAAACCTGTG GATGAGTCACAAGACTTCATTAAGAGGCAGCAGCTTCGCGAATTAGCTCTACTGAATTCAAATTTCAGAGAAGAGAGTCCAGGGCCAAGTGGCAGTGTGTCCCCATTCAATTCAAGTGGAATGAAACGTGCAAAGCCGGGTCGTTAA